A segment of the Fimbriimonadaceae bacterium genome:
AGGGCTGGCCCGCATAGACGTGAAAGTCAGTATCAAGGACGGCCTCCACGCCTACCAAAACCCGCCTTCGCAGGACTATATGATCCCGCTGTCCATTGAGGCAGGGGACGGCACCGTCGTCGAAAAGGTCAAGTATCCCAAGGGGACCATGGCCGCAGTCGGCGGCGAGACGGAGAAAGCCGCGGTCTACGAAGGTGACGTCGTCGTGCCCGTCTACGTGCGACTTGGCAACCAGGCAGGCCACACCTCGGTGAAGCTGAAGGTCACGATCCAGCAGTGCACAGACGCCAACTGCTTCCCCCCGGAGTCCAAGGCGATTGAGTTCGGTTTGGACGCTGGCCCGGCGTCTGGCTCGGCGGTGTCACGCAAGGCGGCCGACATCGCCGTCTTGGCCATGCGGAGGCCCCATTGAGGCGCCTGCTCTTCGTCTTTGTCCTCGTCGCCCTGGCCCTCGTGTCGCTGGCCCAAGCTCCCGAGCGGGTCAAGTGGTCGGCCAAGTTTTCGCGTGACGACGTCCGGCCCGGCGAACACGCCCAGCTGCTGATCACCGCCGAGACGGCCGAGGGTTGGCACATCTACGACGCCCTACGCGACGGTGACTGGACCAAGACCACCTTCACCATCGCCGACGGCCAACCGTGGAAGGCCGACGGGCCGCCGGTCCAACCCAAGCCGACGACGAAGTTTGACCAGGGATTCCAAGTCGACGTCGACACCTTCGAAGGCACCGTGGTCTTTGCCCTCCCGGTGAGTCTTGATACTGGGGCCAGCGGGTCGGGGACGCTCAAGGTCAGCACAAAGAGCCAGGCCTGCGACGCCCGGAGTTGTGACATGCCCCGGACCGTCGACCTTGAGGTGC
Coding sequences within it:
- a CDS encoding protein-disulfide reductase DsbD N-terminal domain-containing protein, giving the protein MTTAILALGLASALAQDHTPTITVAPAKGNIVAGGLARIDVKVSIKDGLHAYQNPPSQDYMIPLSIEAGDGTVVEKVKYPKGTMAAVGGETEKAAVYEGDVVVPVYVRLGNQAGHTSVKLKVTIQQCTDANCFPPESKAIEFGLDAGPASGSAVSRKAADIAVLAMRRPH